In Colletotrichum higginsianum IMI 349063 chromosome 3, whole genome shotgun sequence, a genomic segment contains:
- a CDS encoding Cas1 appressorium specific protein — MSLKTVAAAAILAAAHLVAGHGAIIDATTADGGKAMGLGVDPNTPRDGTRAQPFQVDSTRFKGPSSDTVGQTTGGGENDIESGTQAIMAMTGQPLPQIKAGGTLELTVHQVNADGGGPYTCDINDDGTATSWTEVAVPLTVPGQNSRNRDGAITDHPMRVTIPAGQACTGTVAGQQNVCLVRCMNAARAGPFGGVVPVQMMQAGATPAAARRNLGRAIAERERQFKRMMKRAVDAEAAELEEDEE; from the exons ATGTCTCTCAAGACcgtcgctgctgccgccatcctcgccgccgcccacttGGTGGCTGGCCATGGTGCCATTATCGATGCCACCACcgcggacggcggcaaggctATGGGTCTGGGTGTCGATCCCAACACTCCTCGTGACGGCACTCGTGCCCAGCCCTTCCAGGTTGATTCCACCCGCTTCAAGGGTCCCAGCTCCGATACCGTGGGCCAGACCACCGGTGGTGGAGAGAACGACATTGAGTCCGGCACACAGGCGATCATGGCCATGACTGGCCAGCCGCTTCCTCAGATCAAAGCCGGCGGCACCCTCGAATTGACCGTCCATCAGGTCAACGCTGACGGCGGTGGTCCTTACACATGCgacatcaacgacgacggcaccgccaccTCGTGGACCGAGGTCGCCGTCCCCCTTACCGTCCCTGGCCAGAACTCCCGCAACCGC GACGGTGCCATCACCGACCACCCCATGAGGGTCACTATCCCCGCCGGTCAGGCATGCACGGGTACGGTCGCTGGCCAGCAGAACGTCTGCCTGGTCCGCTGCAtgaacgccgcccgcgccggcccCTTTGGCGGCGTTGTCCCTGTCCAGATGATGCAGGCCGGCGCCACTCCCGCCGCGGCCCGCCGCAACCTGGgccgcgccatcgccgagagggagaggcAGTTCAAGCGCATGATGAAGcgggccgtcgacgccgaggccgccgagctcgaggaggatgaggagtAG